AAGTGCGATTACCTTTATGGCTGAAGTTAATTCAATGATGGCAAATGCTTTTCCGGAGAAAGCAGTTTTCTTGACCTGGAATTTTCCACCATCAAGCTGTGGCAATTCAACAGCACCATCAACCAACCCAGCCTCAAGTTTTACTGCAACCCGGGGCGCTAATCCTTTTCCTGAGAAGGAATTAGATAGAACTATAACATCCGATTTTTCTTTTTTTGCAGCTTCTGCAATTACTGCGGCATATGCCTGGTTTACAAAGTTTTTTAACTGATCGTTCGATACATTTAAAACTTTGGATGCCCCATATTTACCCAACTCTTTAAGTTCGCTTTCACCAACATTACCAATAGAAATAGCGGTTAAATTGGCACTTTGTTTATCTGCAATGGCTTTTGCATAAGAAACTGCTTCGAATACAGATTTCTTAAATTTACCATCTACTTGCTCTACATATACTAAAACTGACATAAGATCTTTTATTAAATGATTTTAAAATTTGAAACAGAAATGGGTTAGATTACTTTAGCTTCCTGGTGCAACAGGTCAATTAATTTAGCAGGATCTTCTGCTGGTACTAATTTAACTGCTCCACGCGGAGGCGGGGTTTCAAATTGTTGTACTTTACTAAGCTGCGCTATTTCTTTAGCTTCAACCACTTGCAAAGGTTTGGTACGTGCGGACATAATACCTCTCATATTAGGTATTTTAGGTTCTGCTGTACCTTCAGCACAACTAGCAATAAACTTGCCACTTACAGAAATAATTTCTTTACCACCTTCAATTTCACGTTCTATAGTTGCGGTGCTTCCATCATAGTCTAATTTTTTAATGATAGAAATAGAGGGTATGTCTAGAAATTCACCAATCATTGCTGCTACCTGAGAACCATTGTAATCAATTGATTCACGTCCGCATAGAATGATGTCAAAGTCATTGCTTTTGGCATATTCAGCGATCTGATAAGCAGTGAAATAGGCGTCTCTTGGTGCAGCATTGATTCTTACGGCATCATCAGCGCCAATAGCCAATGCTTTTCTTATCGTTGGTTCTGTTGCAACCTCACCAACATTGATTACGGTTACGGTGCCTTTTCCGCCTTCGCAAAGCTCAATTGCTCTTGATAAAGCAATCTCATCATAAGGGTTTACAATAAACTGTACTCCTGAAGTATTGAATTGTGTATTATCGTTAGTAAAAGTTATTTTTGTGGTCGTGTCGGGCACGTTACTGATACAAACTAATATTTTCATAGATTTATATATTTGATTCTTAAAGGTCAGGAAGTCGTAAGACTTCAAATTGTCTTTTTGCAAATCTAATTAAAAAAGCAGGGATTTAAAATGCAAAGTACCCGATTAGCAAAGTTATTGGAGTTTTTACAAAGTGATCCTAATGATCCGTTCGTATTGTACGCATTAGCCACAGAATATAATACTTCAAATGATACAGAAAAAGCACTTGAATATTATTTGAAGTTGATTACAGACCATCCGGATTATGTAGGTACTTACTATCATCTTGGTAAACTTTACCAAAAATTAGGACAAACAGAACAAGCGCTCAACATCTATCAAAAAGGTATGGTTGCAGCAAGAAATAAAAGAGATATGCATGCCTTTTCTGAACTTCAGGGAGCATATAACTCAGCGGCAGGTTTAGATTACGAAGATGACTAATTAAAGCAGGTGGGCAAAAGACAATTGTTGTTTATCAGAAATGTAATCTTTTTTACTTTCACGGCTTTTGGAGGTGCCCAGGCGCATTTAGCCCTTTTGCTAAAGTACTTTGTGAAAAATGTTCGGTTCGTATCTGAAGAAGAACTACTTGAACTAAATGCTTTGGCTCAGGTATTACCTGGTCCGGCGTCTACACAAACGCTTGTTGGTGTAGCTTATAAGGTAGGAGGGTTAAAGCTTTCGATCATTACTTTTTTAATCTGGATTATACCCTCGGCAGCAATTATGACTTTCGCAGCCATCAGTTTTGCGCGGTTTGATCATAAAGAAAAGTTTGTAGAAATTTTAAAATATATACAACCTATTGCCTTAGGGATTGTAGCTTATGGTGCATTTAATCTGGCGAAAAGGGTGTTGGTATCACAGCTTACAATATTTTTAGCCATTTCTGCTGCCATTGTAACATTGGTTTTAAGAAATGCTTATGTATTTCCACTTGCTATATTAATCGGAGGGATGGTCTCTTCTGCCATTGGTACACCTCCGGAAGAGAGTAATATCAGGTTGAAGCTATTTTCGAATATTAATCCGAAGAAACTGAGCTATTTTTTTGGGGTATTGCTGTTTTTAGCTTTAATGGGTGCTATTATCAATAGGACTTCGCCATTTAGTTTACCAATCAGGCTATTTGAGAATTTTTACCGTAATGGTATTGTGATTTTTGGGGGTGGACAGGTGTTGGTTCCACTGATGTTTACTGAGTTTGTACAAATGAAGCAGTATCTAAGTGCTTCTGGTTTTTTGTCAGGATTTGCCTTACAACAAGCTTTGCCGGGGCCAACATTTTCATTTACCAGTTATCTTGGTGCATTGACTATGCGGAATTTCGGGTTTGGTGTTACCGGTCAAATCTTAGGTGGTTTGGTTGGGGTGCTGGGAATTAACTTGCCAGGGCTAATTCTTGTTTTGTTTATCGTTCCATTTTGGGAAGATCTAAAAAAAATCACTCGCATTAAATACTCTTTAACAGGTATTAATGCGGTGAGTGTTGGATTTATTATTGCAGCTTTTGTGCTATTGCTGATACCGGTAGCTTTAAATGCAATGGCTATAACAATAATGGTGGTTACTTTTTTGATTCTTAATTACACCAAAATAAGCCCACCTTTTATTGTATTAGCCGGAATACTTTTAGGTTACTTTTTATAAGTATACTAAAAAGGAGCATCATCATGCATGTCATCCATGCGTGAAGGTTTAATGATTACGTTTCCTGCGGGTCTATCAAAATCCTGTGAAGGTTGCATTCCGGCACTTGGACTATCCATTGAGAATGAAGTCGGTGCAGCAAAGCTTTCTTCTAAGTCTGCAAATTTCACATATTTACCAATAAAGCGAAGTGGTACGATACCTGTTTCACCGTTACGGTGCTTCGCAATAATAACCTCACCAACACCTGCCTGAGAGCGTCCTTGTTCATCTTCAGTGATGCCATAATATTCCGGTCTGTACAAGAACAATACCATATCCGCATCCTGCTCAATAGATCCAGATTCACGCAAATCTGATAGCATTGGCCTTTTTCCATTTACACCTGGTCTACTCTCTACGGCACGACTTAACTGAGATAGTGCAAGCACTGGTACGTTCAACTCCTTAGCTACTGATTTTAAGGCCCTTGAAATACTACCAATTTCTTGTTCCCTGTTTCCACCGCCACCTTGTCCTTCACCTTTACCATGCATTAGCTGTAAATAATCGATGATGATGAGTTGGATGTCATACTGAGCTTTTAACCTTCTGCATTTCGCTCTGAATTCAAAGATATTAAGAGCAGGGGTATCATCTATAAGGAGCGGAGCCTCTGTAAGTCCGCCTATTTTACTGTGCAATTGTTGCCATTCCCATTCAGCGAGATTTCCCTTTCTGATTTTTTCCTGTTCAATTTCTGCTTCACCGGAAATTAGACGATTTACCAACTGTACGGAGGACATCTCTAAAGAGAATACTACAGCTGGGCGGTGAAATTGAACAGAGGCATTTCTGGCACAGGTTAACACAAAAGCTGTTTTACCCATCGCGGGACGGGCAGCAATGATCACCAAATCTGAAGGTTGCCATCCACCGGTAATACGGTCCAAATCAGTAAAACCTGAAGGCACCCCTGTTAAACCATCACTTTTGGTTCGAAGTTCTTCCAGAGTAGCTAAAGATTGTTTAACAATCTCATCCATCTTCTGTGTATCTCTCCTTAAGTTGTTTTGAGCAATATCAAATAATCCCTTTTCAGCCTGATCCAACAGGTCGAAAATATCAGTTGTATCTTCATAGGCGTTCGATATGATCTCTGAAGAGATTCTGATCAGTTCCCTTTGGATATATTTTTGAGAGACAATCCTCGCGTGAAATTCAATATTCGCTGCCGAAGCAACCCTGTTTGTCAGGTTGGTAATATAATATGCACCACCAATCATTTCCAATAAGCCCAGTGTACGCATTTCTGAAGTAACCGTTAAAATATCAACAGGTTTTGATTTTTGGAAAAGTCCCTGGATGGCTTCGAAGATTTTTTTGTGACCTTCGTGATAAAACATTTCTGGCTTAAGAATATCAATAACGGTAGATAGCGCATCTTTTTCAAGCATTAAGGCTCCCAAAACAGCTTCTTCAAGATCAATAGCCTGGGGAGGTATTCTTCCCATAGTGCCTATTGTATTACTTAATCTGTTTTTCCGCGCACTAAAGCTTGCCTTATCTTGTCCTTGGGATGGGTGATCGTTACTCATGGGTACAAAATTATACAAAAAATAAGTCGTTTCTGTAATTCTTTATACACATTTCGACATTCCTGAATATGCTCTTTGTAATACTGCTTTGATAAATTTTTGATTTTTGCTAACAAAACTATGTGGAAAAGAATACCTATTTTTGCACTTCAATTTAATATTTAATGGAAAATTCCAGAAGACCTTCAAGACCTAAAGAAAATAATGAATTTGTATTTGGTATACGTTCTGTAATAGAGGCTATTAAAGCTGGAAAAGATGTAGAAAGTATATATGTACAGCGTGGGCTTACGGGCGGGATTATTTTAGAGCTAAAAGCTTTATTAAAAGATACTGATATTCCGGTACATAATGTGCCTATTGAAAAGTTAAACCGGATGACACAGAAGAATCATCAGGGGGTAATAGCAGTGATTTCAGCAATCACCTTTCAAAAAATTGAAGATATTATTCCTTTGATTTATGAGAAAGGGGAGACTCCTTTGATATTAATATTGGATGGGGTTACTGATGTAAGGAATATGGGGGCTATTGCCAGAACTGCAGCCTGTGCAGGGGTACATGCACTTGTTGTACCTTCAAAAAATTCTGCACAGATCAATGCTGATGCCATTAAGACCTCGGCCGGAGCTTTGTTTAGCATTCCGGTATGCAGACATCAAAACTTACATAAAGTAGCACTGTATTTGCAGGAGTGCGGCTTACAGATTGTAGCTTGTACGGAAAAAACAACCGATTTGATTTATGCACCTGATTATACAGCTCCAACAGCAATTGTAATGGGCGCTGAAGATGAGGGGATATCCAATGAGATCATGCGCATGGCTAATCACCTCGCTAAGATTCCAATGGTAGGAGAGATTAGCTCTCTTAATGTGTCTGTTTCAGCTGGAGTTATTCTTTATGAGGCCATCAGACAGCGGCAATAGCTAACTGATGACCTTATAAGGTTTTTTATTCTTCGTCAAATAAATATCCACTGTATGCCAATCCTTTAGCAACACTCATAAAGTTGTCGCCCGTATGAATTGGAATATTCGGGAATTTGGATTTAAACAGGTTTTTAACTGCGCAAACCATTGAGGTTCCACCAGTTAAAAACAGACTGTTTATGGCTTCTGGTTTAATTTGATTAACAGACAAAAACTCTTCCAGATAACGACTGATTTTTGCCATATCTTTTTCGATGATTGTTTCATATTGATCAATCGTGACTTCTTCATTGATCTCTATTTCCATTTTAGCGTACTTAAAAGTTGATGAGGTCTGTTTAGACAATTCTATCTTTGTTTTTTCTATGGACTGGAATACAGAATAACCAAGGTTATTATCGGTTAGGGTAATTAGATTTTTGAAGCTTTTGTCCTGCTTTGCATAATGATAATAAGTTTGCAGGTCATTTTTTACTTTTTGACCATTAAAAAAATTCATTTGCTCCCAGGAACAGATGTTGGCAAATAGAGATACCGGTACTTTTAGCATTTTTCCTGGGGCTGCTTCATACATAGTATGTTTCCCAAAATAGGGGGTGCCTTTATCCCACATAAATGCAGAATCGAAGCTATCTCCACCAATGTATATACCGCCGGTAGCTATAATGTCCTTTCTGCGATCTTTACTGCCAATTTTAGCCGGGTCTAGTTCCAGATAGGTAAAATCTGTTGTTCCTCCTCCTAAATCGGCAACCAATACTTTCTCTTGCTTGCTGATGGTTTTTTCATAGGCAAAGGCTGCGCCTATTGGCTCAAACTGAAACCTTACCTGGTCGAAACCTGCATTTTCTGCTGCTTTATTCAACCTTTTTTGAGCCAGTGCATCTTTAGATGAGTTCTCGTCATCAAAGAACACCGGTCTGCCTATAATGGCTTTGCGACAATCGTATCCTGTAATGAGATCAGCCCTATTTTTTAATTCCTTTAAGATAAGTGTCACCAGGTCGGACGCGTTGAATCTTTTATTGTGGATCCGGGTTTCAATAAAACTGCTTCTTGGTAGGATACGCTTGATAGATTTCATAAAGCGTCCTTTCATTCCATCGCTAATGTAGGAGGCGATCGCTTCTTCTCCAACAACGTATTTTAAAGCTTCAGCAGTGGGTTGATCACTTTGGAAATATAGAATTGAGGGGACAATAATAGTGTCTACAATCTCTTTTTTCTCTTCATCATAGATAGACAGGGCCGAATTGGTTGTTCCAAAATCAATTCCATATAAAAACTTACTCATTGTAAAAAGGCAAAATGTTGTTGGGGTTAAAAAAAACATCCGGAACTGGCTTTATTCCAGATCCGGATGTTTATTAAATTAAGATGAAAAACTAAATGAATTTTGTTCCGAATTTAGCTTTTACATCCGCTACTACTTGTTTAATGTTTTGTTCTTCTGATCTTGGACAAATCAGCAAGGTGTTGTTCGACTCTACAACAATATAATCATGTAGGCCTTGTAAAATGACTAGTTTATCTTTAGGTACATTGACCATACAATTAGATGAGTTGAACATCATCACCTGTTCTGCAGGTATTACTGCATTTCCAACGTAATCATGCTCTGCAATGTCGTATATCGAAGCCCAGGTACCTAAATCAGACCAACCGAAATCAGCAGGTAATACATAGACATTATCTGCCTTTTCCATAATTCCAAAGTCTATAGAGATATTGGTGCATTGCTGATAAGCATCACTGATGAAATTCTTTTCACTTTCGGTATTATAGATTGGATTTCCCTGCAAAAATATCTCATGCATTTCTGGCAGATGTTTAGAGAAAGCTTCGTTTATAGATTTCGCTGACCAGATAAAGATCCCGGCGTTCCATAAAAAATCTCCACTTTGTATAAAAGATTTTGCCAGGTCAATATTAGGCTTCTCCGTAAAAATCTTTACTTTATGGATTTGGTTATCAGTTTTTAAAGTGTTTTCGACATATTGAATATAACCGTATCCTGTGTCTGGTCTGCTTGGTTTGATACCCAATGTGATCAGACAGTCATTTTCGGATGCCGCTTTTAAAGATTGCTCAATTGCAGCTATAAAAGCACTTTGGTTAGTTATGGTATGATCTGATGGAGCAACTACAATGGTTGCATCAGGATTAAGACTGGCAATTTTCATGGAACCGTAAGAGATACATGGCGCTGTGTTGCGCATGATCGGCTCTGCCAGTATTTGATTTTCATTCAGATCAGGCAATTGTTCCTTAACGATGCTGGTATATATGTCATTGGTAACAACAAAAATATTCTCTGGCGGACATATCTTTAAAAAACGTTCGTAAGTGCTCTGAATTAATGTTTTTCCAACACCAAAAAAATCAATAAATTGTTTTGGAAATTCAGTTCTGCTTACTGGCCAAAAACGACTGCCAACTCCACCAGCCATTATTAATGCGTAATTATTTTTATTCATGCTAAATTAGAAAGTGTCAAATTATGCCTTCCTGAAGAAGGTCGTGCAAATGTACGATACCAAAGTAATTTCCAGCATCGGTAACTAATAATTGAGTGATATTGTTCTCTTTTATAATTTCAAGCGCATTTAGCGCTAAGAGATCTTTCTCAATTCTTTTAGGATTAGGGTTCATTAAGTCGCTCGCTTTAATATTGGTTAAATCAGAATGTTTTTGAAGCATCCTTCGGATGTCTCCATCTGTAATTATGCCTAAGATAACATTTTCATCAACAACAACTACTGCGCCTAAACGGTTTTGACTAATTTCTATGATGACATCATTTACAGATGCATCGGGGCTAATAGATGGTTTTTGGTTTTTTAAAGCCAGATCACCGGTTTTTAAATATAGTTTCTTTCCTAAGGAACCTCCGGGATGATATTTTGCAAAATCTTGCTCATTGAAATCTCTTGAATGTAGCAGGCATATTGCAAGTGCATCACCCATGGCAAGCTGAGCTGTTGTGCTGGTCGTAGGAGCAAGGTTATGTGGACAAGCCTCTTTTTCAACGTAGGTGTTTAATACAAGGTCTGCTTGCCTGGCCAGTTCAGAATTTAGTTGGCCAATCATTCCAATCATCGTGTTGCCGGATTGTTTAAGTAAGGGAGCCAATACTTTTATTTCTGGTGTGTTGCCACTTTTAGAAATGCAGATAACGATGTCATTTTTTTGGATCATACCAAGGTCACCATGAACAGCATCTGCCGCATGCATAAAGATGGCCGGAGTGCCTGTAGAGTTAAAAGTCGCAACGATTTTTTGCGCAATAATAGCACTTTTACCAATTCCTGTAATGATTACACGGCCCTGACTTTCGATAATTAGGTTAACTGCCTTAACAAAATCATCATTTATATTCTTAATTAAGCCTAAAATGGCTTCAGCTTCCAACTGTAACGTGCTGACACCAGCGTCGATAATAGATTTTTTACTTTTCAAACAGAATTAATTAGTATATTGATGCTTTGAATTTGTGCAAAATTATGTTATTTTGAAGTAAAAATAGCACTGAATATTTTATACACGAAATGGATGTGAAAAAGTCGTTGTTTGACAACTTACAAACCTTTTTTGGTTTTGACAATTTTAAGGGTGATCAGGAGTCAATAATCACCAATGTTCTTGAGAAGAAGAACACTTTTGTGATCATGCCTACAGGTGGGGGGAAATCCATATGTTACCAGTTACCAGCATTGATGAATGAAGGGACTGCAATTGTTATATCCCCGTTAAT
This is a stretch of genomic DNA from Candidatus Pedobacter colombiensis. It encodes these proteins:
- a CDS encoding Hsp70 family protein produces the protein MSKFLYGIDFGTTNSALSIYDEEKKEIVDTIIVPSILYFQSDQPTAEALKYVVGEEAIASYISDGMKGRFMKSIKRILPRSSFIETRIHNKRFNASDLVTLILKELKNRADLITGYDCRKAIIGRPVFFDDENSSKDALAQKRLNKAAENAGFDQVRFQFEPIGAAFAYEKTISKQEKVLVADLGGGTTDFTYLELDPAKIGSKDRRKDIIATGGIYIGGDSFDSAFMWDKGTPYFGKHTMYEAAPGKMLKVPVSLFANICSWEQMNFFNGQKVKNDLQTYYHYAKQDKSFKNLITLTDNNLGYSVFQSIEKTKIELSKQTSSTFKYAKMEIEINEEVTIDQYETIIEKDMAKISRYLEEFLSVNQIKPEAINSLFLTGGTSMVCAVKNLFKSKFPNIPIHTGDNFMSVAKGLAYSGYLFDEE
- a CDS encoding mannose-1-phosphate guanylyltransferase produces the protein MNKNNYALIMAGGVGSRFWPVSRTEFPKQFIDFFGVGKTLIQSTYERFLKICPPENIFVVTNDIYTSIVKEQLPDLNENQILAEPIMRNTAPCISYGSMKIASLNPDATIVVAPSDHTITNQSAFIAAIEQSLKAASENDCLITLGIKPSRPDTGYGYIQYVENTLKTDNQIHKVKIFTEKPNIDLAKSFIQSGDFLWNAGIFIWSAKSINEAFSKHLPEMHEIFLQGNPIYNTESEKNFISDAYQQCTNISIDFGIMEKADNVYVLPADFGWSDLGTWASIYDIAEHDYVGNAVIPAEQVMMFNSSNCMVNVPKDKLVILQGLHDYIVVESNNTLLICPRSEEQNIKQVVADVKAKFGTKFI
- a CDS encoding electron transfer flavoprotein subunit beta/FixA family protein, translating into MKILVCISNVPDTTTKITFTNDNTQFNTSGVQFIVNPYDEIALSRAIELCEGGKGTVTVINVGEVATEPTIRKALAIGADDAVRINAAPRDAYFTAYQIAEYAKSNDFDIILCGRESIDYNGSQVAAMIGEFLDIPSISIIKKLDYDGSTATIEREIEGGKEIISVSGKFIASCAEGTAEPKIPNMRGIMSARTKPLQVVEAKEIAQLSKVQQFETPPPRGAVKLVPAEDPAKLIDLLHQEAKVI
- the chrA gene encoding chromate efflux transporter, with translation MGKRQLLFIRNVIFFTFTAFGGAQAHLALLLKYFVKNVRFVSEEELLELNALAQVLPGPASTQTLVGVAYKVGGLKLSIITFLIWIIPSAAIMTFAAISFARFDHKEKFVEILKYIQPIALGIVAYGAFNLAKRVLVSQLTIFLAISAAIVTLVLRNAYVFPLAILIGGMVSSAIGTPPEESNIRLKLFSNINPKKLSYFFGVLLFLALMGAIINRTSPFSLPIRLFENFYRNGIVIFGGGQVLVPLMFTEFVQMKQYLSASGFLSGFALQQALPGPTFSFTSYLGALTMRNFGFGVTGQILGGLVGVLGINLPGLILVLFIVPFWEDLKKITRIKYSLTGINAVSVGFIIAAFVLLLIPVALNAMAITIMVVTFLILNYTKISPPFIVLAGILLGYFL
- the rlmB gene encoding 23S rRNA (guanosine(2251)-2'-O)-methyltransferase RlmB, with product MENSRRPSRPKENNEFVFGIRSVIEAIKAGKDVESIYVQRGLTGGIILELKALLKDTDIPVHNVPIEKLNRMTQKNHQGVIAVISAITFQKIEDIIPLIYEKGETPLILILDGVTDVRNMGAIARTAACAGVHALVVPSKNSAQINADAIKTSAGALFSIPVCRHQNLHKVALYLQECGLQIVACTEKTTDLIYAPDYTAPTAIVMGAEDEGISNEIMRMANHLAKIPMVGEISSLNVSVSAGVILYEAIRQRQ
- the dnaB gene encoding replicative DNA helicase codes for the protein MSNDHPSQGQDKASFSARKNRLSNTIGTMGRIPPQAIDLEEAVLGALMLEKDALSTVIDILKPEMFYHEGHKKIFEAIQGLFQKSKPVDILTVTSEMRTLGLLEMIGGAYYITNLTNRVASAANIEFHARIVSQKYIQRELIRISSEIISNAYEDTTDIFDLLDQAEKGLFDIAQNNLRRDTQKMDEIVKQSLATLEELRTKSDGLTGVPSGFTDLDRITGGWQPSDLVIIAARPAMGKTAFVLTCARNASVQFHRPAVVFSLEMSSVQLVNRLISGEAEIEQEKIRKGNLAEWEWQQLHSKIGGLTEAPLLIDDTPALNIFEFRAKCRRLKAQYDIQLIIIDYLQLMHGKGEGQGGGGNREQEIGSISRALKSVAKELNVPVLALSQLSRAVESRPGVNGKRPMLSDLRESGSIEQDADMVLFLYRPEYYGITEDEQGRSQAGVGEVIIAKHRNGETGIVPLRFIGKYVKFADLEESFAAPTSFSMDSPSAGMQPSQDFDRPAGNVIIKPSRMDDMHDDAPF
- a CDS encoding tetratricopeptide repeat protein yields the protein MQSTRLAKLLEFLQSDPNDPFVLYALATEYNTSNDTEKALEYYLKLITDHPDYVGTYYHLGKLYQKLGQTEQALNIYQKGMVAARNKRDMHAFSELQGAYNSAAGLDYEDD
- a CDS encoding KpsF/GutQ family sugar-phosphate isomerase; its protein translation is MKSKKSIIDAGVSTLQLEAEAILGLIKNINDDFVKAVNLIIESQGRVIITGIGKSAIIAQKIVATFNSTGTPAIFMHAADAVHGDLGMIQKNDIVICISKSGNTPEIKVLAPLLKQSGNTMIGMIGQLNSELARQADLVLNTYVEKEACPHNLAPTTSTTAQLAMGDALAICLLHSRDFNEQDFAKYHPGGSLGKKLYLKTGDLALKNQKPSISPDASVNDVIIEISQNRLGAVVVVDENVILGIITDGDIRRMLQKHSDLTNIKASDLMNPNPKRIEKDLLALNALEIIKENNITQLLVTDAGNYFGIVHLHDLLQEGII